GGATACGACTTTCACCAATCCCCGAATGAAAGCGTTCCCCCACATCAAGTGACATTCAAGGAAAAACTTAAATGGTGGACGATCAACCGTCCCAGCCGGCTCAAATCGATTGAACAAGAACGCGACCGGCTTCAGCAAGAAATCGTCGGGCTGAAGCACCCTTCCCAAACTTCTCAGTAGATTGCAGCGTCTGTTTCGTGTCAGAGTTCATTCACGCGACGATCCAACTCTATACACAAGCCTTTGCCGCCACGATCCAATCGTTTCGCCGGGGTTGGATGTTAGTCGTCGTGGTCCTGGGGTGTGCCCTGTTGATGTTCATGGCCACTCTCATGGTTTCCTCACTCGGCATGATAGGAGGATTGATCCTTGGCGCTGCGAATGCCTTTCTGATTGGCGTGATATTGCAGTTACTCGAACTTGTCGTGTTGGGTGCCCGGAAGATTAAATGGAACGATGTTCCACAGAGCGCAGGCCAGTATTTCTGGGATGTGATTTCTGTCGGCTTTCTCGTGTGGTTTCCGCTCATGTTTCTCCAAATGGCCTTGCAGGCCAATCCTTACCGTGCGGTCTTGACGACGGCTGTCTTTTTTCTGGTGTTCGTGATTTTGAATCCCGTGCCTGAAATCATCTATCAACGCCGGCAGGGATCGGCTCTTGAAGTGGTTCGAGAGAGTTACGAATTTGTGCTCGAAAACTGGATCGAGTGGTTTTTGCCGGTGGCGGTACTGTTGGCCCCGTTCGGCCTGACGTTTTTTTTCGAGTTTTCCAGCCAGGCAGGGATGAGAGGGGGACTTGATTTCTTTAACATTTTATCCGTGCCTTTTCAGTTGTTATCAGGTTGGTTACAGTATTTTGGCGTTTCGGATACCGTCAGTTTCGTCCTGACTCTCCTCTGTACGCCCTTACTGGGAGTGCTGATACTGATTTTTCGCGGCCATTTGTTCAAAGCCCTGCATGGGTCGACCCGTCGTCAACGACGTTTTCAAGCACGAATGCAATCAAAGTGAGGCACTTGGCCATATCGGTTAGGCTTCCGTCAGGTTTTGTCTGATTGCCGGCTATGTGGGAGATATTCCGGAGATATCACTTGGTGTCTCGCTTGTCGCCCCGTTGACCCCATGGTAAGATCGCTCGTTTTTGTCGCTCAATATGTTATATCACGGAGAGGTGCGAGAGTGGCCGAATCGGCGTGACTGGAAATCACGTGTGCCGGCAACGGTACCGAGGGTTCGAATCCCTCCCTCTCCGCCATGTAGTTTGTTAAGAATAGACTTACAGTAACAACTTGATGTGTTCTTAGAGAAAGGGGCTGGGCCCTGTGCAACAGAATCCTGTGAACCCCGCCAGGTCCGGAAGGAAGCAACGGTAAGCAGGCTAGTCTGGGTGCCGCAGGATCACCTGGCCCCGGTTTTTTTAGGGAACGTTTCACGTTGATTTGAGATGTCTACGGAATATCAAGTTTCAGCGAGAAAGTACCGTCCCGGGAGCTTTGCCCAGGTTGTGGGGCAACCTCACGTGGTCCAAACCATCAAGAACGCGATTGGTCGTGACCGTATCGCTCATGCCTACGTATTTTCTGGAATGCGGGGAGTTGGGAAAACGACGGTCGCGCGTATTGTCGCCAAAGCCCTGAACTGTGAAAAAGGGCCCACGAGCGAACCCTGCGAGAGCTGTGATAGTTGCGATGAGATCACGCGAGGGCAATCAGTCGATGTGATTGAAATCGATGGGGCATCGAACACAGGGGTGGATGATGTTCGTGAATTACGCGAGAACGTCAAGTTTTCGCCTTTCCGCGGGAAATACCGGGTGTACATCATCGATGAAGTGCACATGCTCTCAAACTCCGCCTTCAATGCGCTGCTGAAAACCCTGGAAGAACCGCCGAATCATGCCGTGTTTATCTTTGCCACCACCGAAGTCCACAAGATTCCGGCGACCATCTTGTCCCGTTGCCAGCATTTCACGTTTCGCCGGATTTCACGGTTAGAGATTATTCGTCAATTACAGCATGTGGCCTCCCAAACCGGAACGGCCATCGAAGAGAAAAGCCTTGCTGTAATTGCCCGGGCAAGCGATGGAAGTATGCGAGATGCTCTGAGTTTATTGGATCAAGCGATCGCGTTTGGAGGCGAGCAGGTCAGACATGAAGATCTTGAGGCCTTGTTGGGGTCCGTCCCTGATGAGTTGGTGCGGAGTCTCGTGCAGGCCGTGATTTCCCAGGATGCGGCGGCTGGTATCGACAGTGTGGGGCAGGCCTTCGCTCAGGGCTATGATCTTCGCCTCTATTGCCGGGAAGTCGTTGAACGGCTTCGTAACGTGTTGGTCGCCGCGGTGGTCTCGTCACCAGAACAGGTCCAAAGCTTGATCGAGCTGCCGGCCGAAGAGGTCGAAACCACGATAGCTCAAGCCCGGGAGGTTAGCGAAGCTTTTCTGCAAGGCGCATTCGACGTGTTTACCAAAGCTGAAGATCGCATGCGAATGAGCGCCCATCCACGCTTTTTGTTAGAAGCCGCTGTGGTGCAGGCTACGCTTTTCGATCAAGGCGCACAACGTGTAGAACCACAGTCCCAGCCAGCTGGGACCGGGGAGGCCGCGGGAATCTCAAAATTTCAGCAGACGCCTTCAACCATTTCAGACAAACCCAAAGCCATATCCAGCCAGAAACCTGAACGCACTCAGCCCGTTCGCCAACACATTCAGACCTCGCCGAATTCTCCTGCTCGTGACAGTCTTCAGGTGGACCGTAAGATGGCAGCGCGGCCGATGGAACAGCGTAAGCAAGAACCTCAAAAACCTCCGTCGCAAATCCCGAGACAAGAAGTGTCCAGCCTGGCCGCCTCACCGACTTCAGAAAAATCATCGGTTGATTGGGGCAAGGTCATGGATCGATTAATGGAAGATCACCCCAATATCGGGACATTCGTCGAAATGGGGACATTGGTTCAAGTCGATCCAGAGCAGGTCGTCATCGGCTACCCCAAGCATGCGTCGGTGGCACGATGGCGTACGGATAAACCGGAGAATCGAGCGTTGGTGGCCAAGGTCTGCCAACAGGTCGCGGGGCACGCGATAAACGTCCGTGTGGTTGAACTCGAAAGCTCACAAGCCACAGCCATGACGATCGGGCAAACGCGGGCGCAAGAACAAAATAAGGAAGATCAAAGTCTGATTGACGAAGCGCGTACGAATCCCATCGTGAAACAAACCCTTGAGATGTTTGGCGGAGAAGTGGTGTCTGCCCGCCGTCTTTCGCCAAAAGAGGAGAATGTGTAATGTCCAAAAACCCATTCGGCAATATGAGCAATCTGTTGAAACAAGCCCAGGCGATGCAAGAGCAAATGGGGAAAATTCAGGCTGAAGCGGCCACGAAAGAAGTTGAAGCCTCCGCCGGCGGCGGTATGGTCACCGTCCGGGTGACCGGAGCCATGCAGGTTGCCAAGGTGATGATTGATCCGGAGGTGATGAAGTCGGAAGATCGGGATATGCTGCAAGACTTGCTGGTGGCGGCGACGAATGAAGCATTGCGAAAAGCCAAGGATATGATGGCGGAAGAGATGAAGTCCTTGACCGGCGGTATTGGGATCCCGGGGCTCTCATTATAAAGAAAGGGATTATGGCCACCCATCTTGCAGAAAAAGGTCCTGGGACAAGCGGACAGCGGAGTGGATTTCTTGCACGCTTAGCCAAAGAATTTGTGCGGCTTCCTGGCATCGGTCAAAAGACGGCCCAACGCTTAGCCTTTCACATCATGAAAGCTGAAAAGAACGAGGCACTTCGCCTCGCCGATGCGATTCGTGATGTCAAAGAACGCGTGACGTTTTGCACGCAATGCCGGAACATTGCGGAAGATGCACTCTGTGAAATTTGTCTCAACCCCAAGAGAGACCGGACCAAAATTCTCGTAGTCGAGGAGCCGAGCACTCTTCACGCCATTGAACACAGCAAGGCCTTTCACGGTCTGTACCATGTGCTGTTTGGGTCGCTGTCTCCGTTAGATGGAGTGGGCCCTGCAGACATTCGGGCGCATGAATTAGAGGAACGCGTTAAATCGGGCGAGATCCAAGAGGTCGTCATTGCTACGAACCCGACGATAGAAGGGGAAGCCACTGCGATTTATCTCACCAAGCTGTTAAGACCGCATGGCGTCCGCGTGTCGCGGATTGCCTATGGCATTCCCGTGGGTATGGACATCGAATATGCAGACGAAGTGACATTGCTCAAATCCATTGAAGGCCGACGCGAGCTCACGTAGTCGCCTTTGTCGGTAGGGAATGGGCTTTCGTGTCGATCGTATATGACGAGCCCCTTGAAGCGACTCACTTGAAGTTAGGGCTGGGCTACATTTCTACTCCTAGTAAAGATGCGAATTGGGTAAGGTCGGCTTTCCAATCTCGCTCAAAATTCCCTTCGGCTTTCGCGAACACAACCAATTCTTTTACCGCCAGTTTACGAGTTGTCTCGTTCTTGATCTCGTCTGCAAAAAGTTTGGGGAACATAAATCCCTGAGTGATGCGAACGAGGTTTTCCTGCTCTGTCGCAGAAAGCCCGAGATGCTTCAAGGCCTTGGTGAATCTTTTCAACCCGGGGTCTCTTGTTTGATCGATGGCACAGGCCAACAGTCCTCCTATATTGTATCGATCGAAATCGGAGAATTCCTCACGTTTTGTGGCCTTCGGCTGAGGAGAAGCTTTGGGCGTTGATGCACGGTCTTGGGAAGATGTTCGCCGAGCCGGCGCTGGGGCTTTGGGGGATTTTTTAAGAGATTTCTTGGCAGAAGCCGTTGGCTGTGCTTGAGCGGCGGTTTTCTTCGGTTTCGCGGCTTTGCTTGGCTGAGTTGCGGACGTTTTCTTCTCTGAAGATGCGCTCGACTTCTTGGCGGGTTTTTTCGCGGGTGAAGGTCTCTTCGGGGATTTAGAGGGCTTTGGCTTTGCCGTTGCGACCGTTTTCTTTTTTACTGTCGAGACGGCTGACTTTTTAGGGCCGGCAGCCTTTGTCTTGGCCTTTGCCTTGCTTGTTGTTGCAGCTATCTTCTTGCTCGACGCGCCGGCGACTTTCTTCTTTGCCATGAACACTCCTTTCCGTGGAGACAGGTTGCTATTGAAGGACCATGCACTCGCATACATACCCCAGCACGCTCGGAACTATAACGGGACATCCTTTATCGAGCAAGTGGTCTATCATGCTTGATAAGAAAAACGAGACCAATGCCTCATCGCCTCATCAGGGTGATACGCCGCTGCGGAGTACGATCTCGCAGATATGATCCAAACGTTCGATGTGTTCATACGCGGACCAAGGATCTTGGGCCATAGAACACACGCCGTGGTTAGCCTGTCCGACGATATCGTATTTGCCGGCTGGATCATCTTGGCTTACCCCTAGCGCCTGGGCCGTAGCTTCTCCTAATTCTGCGCTGATGGCCGGCAATGCGGGGACGGTAGGACCGATCCGCGTATAACGGTAGATTTCCGGAAAGTCCTGACAGATTTTCTGGAGATCGAACCCGCGATACATGGCCGCGACTACGTGGGTAGGATGGACATGGACAACCGCACGCGTTCGCGTCATTCCCCTCAGCAGCAGATAGTGCATATGGAGTTCACCCGAAGGGCTCGTGCCTTTGGGGATCTGCATATGGCCGTCAGCGAGTTTAATTTTGATCATGTGTTCCGGGTGCACAATGGTTTTTCGCCATCCAGACGGGGTGATGTAAATATAGATGCTTTTTGCGCGGCGCAGGCTGCAGTTGCCGTCTCGCGAGGTAATCCATCCTCGTTCATAACATCGCCGTAGTACATCGCCTATTGCCGTGATCATAAGGGAAGTCTCCTTTTAGGTAATGAGGGCAAGTCTTTTGTTGTTGCATTCTTGATCGATCGTTTCAAGGCATTGTCCTCCTCAGGCTTGAACGAGGGCACCGTTCCGAGAATAAGCACATCTTCACCTTGGAGCCACATTAACTTGTTATAGCGAATCCAAATACGTGCCAATCGATACAAACAACACACCCCGCGAGGTACGACGTTGAACCATCCAGTAATTATTGGAAACGGCTATAACTTATCAGTGTCTCTCATTCCATCAAAGGGGCCGAGCTTCAACTGTCAAGGAAGAATACAGCAACAAAAGACTTGATCTATGCTTGTGTGTGGAGCCGTCAAAGCATATCCCTTTTTTCTTAATGAGCAATCTCAAAGGACTGCACGAAGTCCTAAGTAGCGAACCATTGGGTCGAAATCTCGATCGGAGTAGAGAAGAGGGAGATCTTGAGCAATACAAAAGGTCCCAATCATGACATCGATAGTTTTGCGGACCGTGACGCCACGTTTGCGGAGGGTTCGGTAGTGTTGTGCGCTCTGAAGGGCAAGAGATGGGCCCACCATTGGCACGACGGGAAATACACGGAGAAGTTTTCGCGCAGTATCGAAATGAGAATCTTGCTGAAACCCTTGTAAAACTTCAGTCAG
The genomic region above belongs to Nitrospirales bacterium and contains:
- the dnaX gene encoding DNA polymerase III subunit gamma/tau, with protein sequence MSTEYQVSARKYRPGSFAQVVGQPHVVQTIKNAIGRDRIAHAYVFSGMRGVGKTTVARIVAKALNCEKGPTSEPCESCDSCDEITRGQSVDVIEIDGASNTGVDDVRELRENVKFSPFRGKYRVYIIDEVHMLSNSAFNALLKTLEEPPNHAVFIFATTEVHKIPATILSRCQHFTFRRISRLEIIRQLQHVASQTGTAIEEKSLAVIARASDGSMRDALSLLDQAIAFGGEQVRHEDLEALLGSVPDELVRSLVQAVISQDAAAGIDSVGQAFAQGYDLRLYCREVVERLRNVLVAAVVSSPEQVQSLIELPAEEVETTIAQAREVSEAFLQGAFDVFTKAEDRMRMSAHPRFLLEAAVVQATLFDQGAQRVEPQSQPAGTGEAAGISKFQQTPSTISDKPKAISSQKPERTQPVRQHIQTSPNSPARDSLQVDRKMAARPMEQRKQEPQKPPSQIPRQEVSSLAASPTSEKSSVDWGKVMDRLMEDHPNIGTFVEMGTLVQVDPEQVVIGYPKHASVARWRTDKPENRALVAKVCQQVAGHAINVRVVELESSQATAMTIGQTRAQEQNKEDQSLIDEARTNPIVKQTLEMFGGEVVSARRLSPKEENV
- a CDS encoding YbaB/EbfC family nucleoid-associated protein, with amino-acid sequence MSKNPFGNMSNLLKQAQAMQEQMGKIQAEAATKEVEASAGGGMVTVRVTGAMQVAKVMIDPEVMKSEDRDMLQDLLVAATNEALRKAKDMMAEEMKSLTGGIGIPGLSL
- the recR gene encoding recombination mediator RecR, translating into MATHLAEKGPGTSGQRSGFLARLAKEFVRLPGIGQKTAQRLAFHIMKAEKNEALRLADAIRDVKERVTFCTQCRNIAEDALCEICLNPKRDRTKILVVEEPSTLHAIEHSKAFHGLYHVLFGSLSPLDGVGPADIRAHELEERVKSGEIQEVVIATNPTIEGEATAIYLTKLLRPHGVRVSRIAYGIPVGMDIEYADEVTLLKSIEGRRELT
- a CDS encoding class II aldolase/adducin family protein, giving the protein MITAIGDVLRRCYERGWITSRDGNCSLRRAKSIYIYITPSGWRKTIVHPEHMIKIKLADGHMQIPKGTSPSGELHMHYLLLRGMTRTRAVVHVHPTHVVAAMYRGFDLQKICQDFPEIYRYTRIGPTVPALPAISAELGEATAQALGVSQDDPAGKYDIVGQANHGVCSMAQDPWSAYEHIERLDHICEIVLRSGVSP
- a CDS encoding PIN domain nuclease, which codes for MTVVDTSVWIDYFNDISTQETEAFDDLLGSQEILLGDLILTEVLQGFQQDSHFDTARKLLRVFPVVPMVGPSLALQSAQHYRTLRKRGVTVRKTIDVMIGTFCIAQDLPLLYSDRDFDPMVRYLGLRAVL